A part of Larkinella insperata genomic DNA contains:
- a CDS encoding GNAT family N-acetyltransferase: MNYLLTGQESRRLRFRPLSPDDFDDWLPFYQHPQSTQYWEGEPDDPVLNCRNWFEKTFYRYRTNRGGMNVLIDKQTGAFVGQCGLLVQVVNQVEELEVGYSILPQFWNRGYATEAAFLCQRHAFNNALSNSLISIIHEQNIPSQTVALKTGMVADKRTIYANNPVIIYRIERGI; encoded by the coding sequence ATGAACTATTTGTTAACCGGCCAAGAATCCCGGCGGCTCCGGTTTCGGCCATTGTCACCGGATGATTTTGACGACTGGCTACCCTTTTACCAGCATCCTCAATCCACGCAATACTGGGAAGGTGAACCCGATGATCCGGTCCTGAATTGCCGCAACTGGTTTGAAAAGACCTTTTACCGATACCGTACCAATAGGGGAGGAATGAATGTGCTGATCGACAAGCAGACGGGGGCTTTTGTGGGCCAATGCGGCTTGCTCGTCCAGGTTGTTAATCAGGTTGAGGAGCTGGAAGTCGGCTATTCGATTCTGCCCCAGTTCTGGAACCGCGGTTACGCAACCGAAGCGGCCTTCTTGTGTCAGCGACACGCGTTCAACAACGCTCTTAGTAACAGCCTGATTTCAATCATCCACGAGCAAAACATTCCGTCACAGACAGTGGCTCTTAAAACCGGGATGGTGGCCGATAAGCGAACAATCTACGCCAATAATCCGGTCATTATTTACCGGATCGAACGGGGGATTTAG
- a CDS encoding SusC/RagA family TonB-linked outer membrane protein has product MLPLFLLVVFSGSVLAREIAGQELLQKTVSLRVTNTEIRTVLTKLEEVAGVKFVYSSRSLHASRKVSVAFSNKPLIEAVNEVFQPSKISCKVVGGQIVLKTESSASTLSEPIPTEETAAAAQAVDRPITGVVTDEKGGGLPGVSVVIKGTQRGTSSDGEGKYTLSVPDGDVTLIYSFVGYLSQEIAVGNQATVNVNLKPDTKALEEVVVVGYGTQKKRDVTGAVSSIATTEIADIPVQNLGQKLQGRLAGVQVNQTSGEPGRGVSFRVRGQASINGGNSPLVVIDGFPTVAGITSISPDEIESVSVLKDAASASLYGSRAANGVILITTKQAKSGQTNIDFSSYYGMERVSKRGRPDVMNAYEFANFKKEYYEDQARYENYTGGVPSVYQNPDQYINNPGTDWFDILLRSAPTKNFNLGLSSGTDKFRTALNMNYNKQEGVILNTYSERFTGRANSTFHASDRIRFGLNLSGSYRPSQITPGLAGGRNIIGSAFLMDPSLKYRNDDGTYPISFSAPGMFANPNYYLVLTQRVNPTKEFNALANLYGEVDLLKGLTYKISANTDVGNTIVRSFEPSTARGGMFSAPPLPAIGSYGTTNYLTWLLEHTLTYNRTIGQHSFDVLAGYSAQKASYESSAINASQYPDDEIEWINAANVRVGNGDAYQWSLLSYIGRLNYNYAGRYLLSLAFRRDGSSRFGANTKYGNFPSVSLGWVISDEDFMKSLNQISYLKARASYGKTGNNNIGNYDYLASVATTNYVFDNNVSPGRRLERIGNDNLTWETTVQYDLGLDLGILRDRVFLTYDYYWKKTDGLLYAIDIPNQSGFSSIRSNIGQFNFWGHEIGIESRNMTGAFKWNTNFNISFNRNKAVKLGTNNTPIGGNANQGDYNRTQVGQPLGQFMGYVYDGVYMTQEEFASQPKHASSMVGTVRMKDLNGDGVIDFNDRTIIGNPNPDFLYGITNEFAYKNFDASVVIAGAVGGDIIDGTLEWTENIDGVFNVTKEVAQRWRSEDNPGNGNIPRTRSGTTELFRYNNTRWVFDGSYLAVKNITVGYNFPIKSNPFVKKARLYFSTQNALILTKYPGMNPEVSNNGLNGLNQGVDISSYPISSVYTLGVNVKF; this is encoded by the coding sequence ATGCTCCCCCTTTTCCTCCTGGTTGTCTTCAGCGGCAGCGTTCTGGCCCGTGAAATCGCCGGCCAGGAATTGTTGCAGAAAACCGTCAGCCTTCGAGTAACGAATACCGAAATCCGGACGGTTTTAACCAAACTGGAAGAAGTGGCCGGGGTGAAGTTTGTTTACAGCTCCCGGTCGCTGCACGCCAGCCGGAAAGTTTCGGTTGCCTTCTCGAACAAACCGCTGATTGAAGCGGTGAATGAAGTCTTCCAGCCCAGCAAAATAAGCTGCAAGGTGGTGGGCGGTCAGATCGTCCTCAAAACTGAATCAAGCGCTTCGACCCTATCCGAGCCAATACCCACGGAGGAAACGGCGGCAGCGGCTCAGGCGGTAGACCGGCCCATTACGGGGGTGGTCACGGATGAAAAAGGCGGTGGGCTGCCCGGCGTCAGCGTCGTGATTAAAGGCACGCAGCGGGGAACCTCCAGCGATGGCGAGGGCAAATACACGCTAAGCGTTCCGGACGGCGACGTTACCCTGATCTATTCATTTGTGGGGTACTTAAGCCAGGAAATCGCCGTGGGCAACCAAGCGACGGTCAATGTCAACCTGAAACCCGACACCAAAGCGCTGGAAGAAGTGGTCGTTGTTGGTTACGGAACCCAGAAAAAACGCGACGTAACCGGGGCCGTCAGCAGCATTGCCACCACCGAAATTGCCGACATTCCGGTGCAGAACCTCGGCCAGAAGTTGCAGGGTCGCCTGGCCGGTGTGCAGGTCAACCAAACCTCGGGTGAACCGGGCCGGGGCGTGTCGTTCCGGGTGCGGGGGCAGGCGTCGATCAACGGCGGAAACAGCCCCCTGGTGGTTATCGACGGTTTTCCGACGGTGGCCGGAATCACCAGCATTAGCCCCGACGAAATCGAGTCGGTTTCGGTGCTGAAAGATGCCGCTTCAGCGTCGCTGTACGGTTCTCGGGCGGCCAACGGGGTGATCCTGATTACCACCAAGCAGGCCAAAAGCGGTCAGACCAACATTGATTTCAGTTCGTACTACGGGATGGAGAGAGTGTCGAAGCGGGGCCGCCCGGACGTGATGAACGCTTACGAGTTCGCCAACTTCAAAAAGGAATACTACGAAGATCAGGCCCGGTACGAAAATTACACGGGGGGCGTTCCGTCGGTTTACCAAAACCCCGATCAGTACATCAACAACCCCGGTACCGACTGGTTCGACATCCTGCTGCGGTCGGCCCCAACGAAGAACTTCAACCTGGGCTTATCCTCGGGAACCGACAAGTTCAGAACGGCGCTCAACATGAACTACAACAAACAGGAAGGCGTCATTCTTAACACCTACTCGGAGCGTTTTACGGGTCGGGCCAACAGCACCTTCCATGCTTCCGACCGGATTCGGTTTGGCCTTAACCTGTCGGGTTCGTACCGCCCGAGTCAGATCACCCCCGGTTTGGCCGGTGGGCGGAACATCATCGGCTCGGCCTTTCTGATGGACCCCTCGCTGAAATACCGCAACGACGACGGTACCTACCCCATTTCGTTCAGCGCCCCCGGGATGTTTGCCAACCCGAACTATTACCTGGTGCTGACCCAGCGGGTGAATCCCACGAAGGAATTTAACGCCCTGGCGAATCTTTACGGCGAGGTTGATCTTCTAAAGGGCTTAACCTACAAAATCAGCGCAAACACCGATGTGGGCAACACCATCGTGCGTTCGTTTGAACCATCAACGGCCCGGGGCGGCATGTTTTCGGCCCCTCCCCTGCCCGCCATCGGAAGTTACGGAACCACCAACTACCTGACCTGGCTGCTGGAACACACGCTGACCTACAACCGCACCATTGGACAACACAGTTTCGATGTGCTGGCCGGTTATTCGGCCCAGAAAGCCAGCTATGAATCCAGTGCCATCAACGCTTCGCAGTATCCGGATGACGAAATTGAATGGATCAACGCGGCCAATGTTCGGGTCGGAAACGGCGATGCCTACCAGTGGTCGCTGCTGTCGTACATCGGCCGGTTGAATTACAACTACGCGGGGCGGTATTTGCTATCGCTGGCCTTCCGGCGGGATGGCAGCTCCCGGTTCGGTGCCAACACCAAGTACGGCAACTTCCCCTCGGTGTCGCTGGGCTGGGTTATTTCGGATGAGGACTTCATGAAAAGCCTGAATCAGATCAGTTACCTGAAAGCCCGCGCCAGTTACGGAAAAACCGGTAACAACAACATCGGAAACTACGACTACCTGGCGTCGGTTGCCACCACAAACTACGTTTTCGACAACAACGTGTCTCCGGGCCGTCGGCTCGAGCGGATTGGCAACGACAACCTGACCTGGGAAACCACCGTCCAGTACGACCTGGGTCTGGATCTGGGCATCCTGCGCGACCGGGTCTTCCTGACCTACGATTACTACTGGAAAAAAACCGACGGTCTGCTGTACGCCATCGACATTCCGAACCAGTCGGGTTTCTCGAGCATCCGGTCCAACATCGGGCAGTTTAATTTCTGGGGACACGAAATCGGGATTGAATCGCGCAACATGACCGGGGCCTTCAAGTGGAACACCAACTTCAACATTTCCTTCAACCGGAATAAAGCCGTGAAGCTGGGCACCAACAACACCCCAATCGGCGGAAACGCAAACCAGGGCGATTACAACCGCACCCAGGTGGGTCAGCCGCTGGGTCAGTTTATGGGCTACGTGTACGACGGGGTGTACATGACCCAGGAAGAATTTGCCTCGCAGCCCAAACATGCCTCGTCGATGGTCGGGACGGTCCGGATGAAAGACCTCAACGGCGATGGTGTCATTGACTTCAACGACCGCACCATCATCGGCAATCCCAACCCCGATTTCCTGTACGGCATTACCAACGAATTTGCCTACAAAAACTTCGACGCGAGCGTGGTCATTGCCGGGGCGGTGGGTGGCGACATCATCGACGGTACGCTGGAATGGACGGAAAACATCGACGGGGTTTTCAACGTGACCAAGGAAGTGGCCCAACGCTGGCGGTCGGAAGACAACCCGGGCAACGGCAACATTCCCCGGACCCGCAGCGGAACCACCGAATTGTTTCGCTACAACAACACCCGCTGGGTTTTCGACGGTTCGTACCTGGCCGTTAAAAACATCACCGTCGGCTACAACTTCCCGATCAAAAGCAACCCGTTCGTGAAAAAAGCCCGGTTGTATTTCAGTACGCAGAACGCCCTGATTCTAACGAAGTATCCGGGCATGAACCCCGAAGTAAGCAACAACGGCCTGAACGGTTTGAACCAGGGAGTCGACATCAGTTCGTACCCCATCTCGTCCGTGTATACGCTGGGGGTGAATGTTAAATTTTAA
- a CDS encoding Kelch repeat-containing protein, with protein sequence MNHSRLSLSVFLYALLALLGLSAPRPLAAAPAQQDPLYPVWTPRAPAQNKRVEAPSIVYNKKIYVFAGLTPKLQINNSNEVYDPATNTWTYFAPMPLDPQGKPQAVTHNGIALVDNIVWIAGGRVGNNPGPVTDKVWLYNLTTDSWSPGPSLPAPRAAGGLVRVGRRLHFFGGFGAAVCNDDKADHYVYDLDKPAAGWQTGLAPLPVARNHFGTVTVGGLIYAIGGQLGHDCGGGQDQKLVHAYDPATDTWTAKKELPFATSHIEPGSFALDGMIRVTGGERSGQNILQYDPATDSWAIIDQLPTALIAASAKVIDDQYIVSHGGAPGSQQSQEATWIKSLTRTRNSQLAFWPGQLEARARVGQRVRLQPLVGTYSDATPYTIDPAGLPGWLRVEVLAGGTDEAGTPVALTLDASGLVAGEYRHTVVARAAGYRPASVTVHLRVEGSDAGGVGPVVARINAGGPAVVSNGVSWSGSQYFTGGKSYTNTKVTSIADTEDDVLYLTEYSATSNLGSFGFALPVAVAGQYTVRLHFAEIYWGATGGRAGGAGQRVFSANLEGGAVELANYDILGEVGSMRAVVKTFEVGVNDGVLNIDFTASANQPKVSAIEVFGPAVSANNPPVLASIGNQAVNAGSVLKVPLSATDADGDAVTITATTLPAFASLSNNVLTFAPGAQVSGSYSITVRATDSRQASVQETFTLLVNAVPAMGNILVSFSLMNADTDQEIRVLADGEPLNLATLPTKNLNIRANTNPVTVGSVVMVLSGKQNRTQTETGAPYALFGDTNGDYRNWTPAVGSYSLKGTPYSSAAGQGAAGTPLAVNFTVVNQAPAARLTVDAEQADVRVLSYPNPFTESFTIEIKGKPSGTLPLMIRNLYGKVVYRIADVQSGQVITLGKQYEAGMYLLHVGEGRKTKRFKLVKVQ encoded by the coding sequence ATGAATCATTCACGTTTATCTCTCTCTGTCTTTCTTTACGCCCTGCTGGCTTTGCTGGGGTTGAGTGCCCCGCGCCCGCTGGCGGCCGCCCCGGCCCAGCAAGACCCCCTCTACCCCGTCTGGACACCCCGCGCCCCCGCCCAAAACAAACGCGTGGAGGCCCCCAGCATCGTCTACAACAAGAAAATCTACGTCTTCGCCGGGCTCACCCCCAAACTCCAGATCAACAACTCCAACGAAGTCTACGACCCGGCCACCAACACCTGGACGTACTTCGCCCCCATGCCCCTGGACCCCCAGGGCAAGCCCCAGGCCGTCACCCACAACGGCATCGCCCTGGTCGACAATATCGTCTGGATCGCCGGCGGCCGCGTGGGCAACAACCCCGGACCGGTCACCGACAAGGTCTGGCTCTACAACCTGACGACCGACTCCTGGAGCCCGGGCCCGTCCCTGCCCGCTCCCCGGGCCGCCGGGGGCCTGGTGCGGGTGGGCCGCCGGCTGCACTTCTTCGGGGGCTTCGGGGCCGCCGTCTGCAACGACGACAAGGCCGACCACTACGTCTATGACCTGGACAAGCCCGCGGCCGGCTGGCAGACGGGGCTGGCGCCCTTGCCCGTGGCCCGCAATCACTTCGGCACCGTGACGGTGGGCGGGCTGATCTACGCCATCGGCGGGCAGTTGGGCCACGACTGCGGGGGCGGTCAGGACCAGAAGCTGGTGCACGCCTACGACCCGGCCACCGACACCTGGACGGCCAAAAAGGAGCTGCCCTTTGCCACCTCCCACATCGAACCGGGCAGCTTTGCGCTGGACGGCATGATCCGGGTGACGGGCGGGGAGCGCAGCGGCCAGAACATTCTGCAGTACGACCCGGCCACCGACAGCTGGGCGATCATCGATCAGCTGCCGACGGCGCTGATTGCGGCCTCGGCCAAGGTGATTGACGACCAGTACATTGTCTCTCACGGGGGGGCGCCGGGCAGCCAGCAGAGCCAGGAGGCCACCTGGATCAAAAGTCTTACGCGCACCCGCAACTCCCAGCTGGCTTTCTGGCCGGGTCAACTGGAGGCCCGCGCGCGGGTGGGCCAGCGTGTGCGGCTGCAGCCGCTGGTGGGAACCTACTCGGACGCGACGCCCTACACGATCGATCCGGCGGGCTTGCCGGGCTGGCTTAGGGTGGAGGTATTGGCGGGTGGCACCGATGAGGCCGGCACGCCGGTGGCGCTGACGCTGGACGCGTCGGGGCTGGTGGCGGGGGAGTACCGCCACACGGTGGTGGCGCGGGCGGCTGGTTACCGTCCGGCGTCGGTGACGGTGCACTTGAGGGTGGAGGGGAGTGATGCGGGGGGTGTGGGACCGGTGGTGGCGCGCATCAACGCGGGCGGTCCGGCGGTGGTCAGCAACGGGGTTTCCTGGAGCGGTAGCCAGTACTTCACCGGGGGCAAGTCTTACACCAATACCAAGGTGACATCCATTGCCGACACCGAGGACGACGTGCTTTACCTGACCGAATACAGCGCCACGAGCAACCTGGGCAGTTTTGGGTTTGCCCTGCCGGTGGCGGTGGCGGGTCAGTACACGGTGCGGCTGCACTTTGCCGAGATCTACTGGGGAGCCACTGGGGGCCGTGCGGGAGGTGCGGGTCAGCGGGTGTTCAGCGCGAACCTGGAAGGGGGAGCCGTGGAGCTGGCCAACTACGACATCCTGGGGGAGGTGGGCAGCATGAGGGCGGTGGTCAAGACGTTTGAGGTGGGGGTAAATGATGGCGTGCTCAACATCGACTTCACGGCCTCGGCCAACCAGCCCAAGGTCTCGGCCATCGAGGTCTTCGGCCCGGCTGTTAGCGCAAACAACCCGCCGGTTTTAGCAAGCATCGGCAACCAGGCCGTCAATGCGGGCAGTGTGCTGAAGGTACCGCTGTCGGCGACGGACGCGGACGGGGATGCGGTGACGATCACGGCCACGACCCTGCCAGCTTTTGCCAGTTTGAGCAACAACGTGCTGACGTTTGCCCCGGGCGCCCAGGTGTCGGGCAGTTACTCGATTACGGTGCGGGCTACGGATAGTCGGCAGGCCAGCGTTCAGGAGACGTTCACGCTGCTGGTCAACGCGGTCCCGGCGATGGGAAACATTCTGGTGAGTTTCAGTCTGATGAATGCGGATACGGATCAGGAAATCAGGGTATTGGCCGACGGCGAGCCGTTGAATCTAGCGACGTTACCGACGAAGAATCTGAACATCCGGGCTAATACGAATCCGGTCACGGTAGGATCCGTGGTGATGGTGCTGAGTGGCAAGCAAAACCGTACGCAAACCGAAACAGGGGCACCGTACGCGCTGTTCGGCGACACGAACGGAGATTATCGGAACTGGACCCCGGCCGTGGGCAGCTACAGTTTGAAAGGCACACCGTATTCCAGTGCAGCAGGACAGGGTGCCGCTGGCACACCCCTGGCGGTCAACTTTACCGTTGTGAATCAGGCACCAGCGGCTCGCCTGACCGTTGATGCCGAGCAAGCGGACGTACGGGTTCTGTCTTATCCCAACCCTTTCACCGAGTCGTTCACAATAGAGATCAAAGGCAAACCCTCCGGTACGTTACCGTTGATGATCCGTAATCTGTACGGAAAAGTCGTTTATCGAATAGCGGATGTTCAATCCGGACAGGTAATTACCCTGGGCAAGCAATACGAAGCCGGAATGTACCTGTTACACGTTGGAGAAGGCAGAAAAACAAAACGATTCAAACTGGTCAAAGTCCAGTAA
- a CDS encoding RagB/SusD family nutrient uptake outer membrane protein: protein MKKQLIYLLTATLGLGACSDDFLNLAPPTTLSSATFFKTEEHFNQALNASYEPLRQIAVSGVFMDEMRSDNSFFTYYPGDRGPYLSTEVIAQFLDDQNTNSFISNRYNAAYSGIARVNTILSRINGITLPEASKNRILGEAHFLRAFYYYDLVQHFGGVPLQLEEVTSEDGAFLPRSSVEEVYNQVIADLKVAIPLLPVATTFPQSGRATKGAGKMLLAYSYMSKPTREYALAETELTDITKMNYGLLTDYAAIYDPANKNHKESIFEIQYLAGDVGQQGNFIWRFIPKMSNSDVILGIQANNYAGDNSGGWNVPTQEMVNSYEKGDLRLNASIGVIDGVLSAGDLFTAEGVKNVTDYKPTAGKTYYYFVRKYFHPPYNREFNTGENWPVYRYAGALLLLAECLVEQGKAGQALPHLNEVRKRAGLPALTQATKDNVANEMRHELAFENHRWTDLIRTGKAIEVMTKHGERMKSQYGFLLPTAFNVKPERLIYAIPFREMQINSQLTQNPGY, encoded by the coding sequence ATGAAAAAACAACTGATATACCTGCTGACGGCTACCCTCGGGCTGGGCGCGTGCAGCGACGATTTCCTGAACCTGGCCCCGCCCACGACGCTCAGTTCGGCCACGTTCTTTAAAACCGAAGAACATTTCAACCAGGCCCTGAATGCTTCCTACGAACCCCTGCGTCAGATTGCCGTAAGCGGGGTTTTCATGGACGAGATGCGGTCCGACAACAGCTTTTTCACCTACTACCCGGGCGACCGCGGGCCGTACCTGAGCACGGAAGTGATTGCGCAGTTTCTGGATGACCAAAACACCAATAGCTTTATCAGCAACCGCTACAACGCGGCCTATTCCGGTATTGCGCGGGTCAACACGATCCTTTCGCGCATCAACGGCATTACGCTCCCGGAAGCATCCAAAAACCGGATTCTGGGCGAAGCTCACTTCCTGCGGGCCTTCTATTACTACGACCTGGTGCAGCACTTCGGCGGGGTACCGCTGCAACTGGAAGAGGTAACCTCGGAAGACGGTGCTTTTCTGCCCCGCTCGTCGGTGGAAGAAGTGTACAACCAGGTCATTGCCGACCTGAAAGTAGCCATTCCGCTGCTGCCGGTGGCCACTACGTTCCCGCAGAGCGGCCGGGCAACCAAGGGGGCGGGAAAAATGCTCCTGGCTTACAGCTACATGTCGAAACCAACCCGCGAATATGCGCTGGCCGAAACCGAACTGACGGACATCACCAAGATGAACTACGGTTTGCTGACCGACTATGCCGCCATTTACGATCCGGCCAACAAAAACCATAAGGAGTCGATTTTTGAAATTCAGTACCTGGCCGGTGACGTGGGTCAGCAGGGCAATTTCATCTGGCGGTTTATTCCCAAAATGTCTAATTCGGACGTCATTCTGGGCATTCAGGCCAACAATTACGCCGGCGACAACAGTGGTGGCTGGAACGTGCCGACCCAGGAAATGGTGAATTCTTACGAAAAAGGCGACCTGCGGCTCAATGCCTCCATCGGCGTGATCGACGGCGTGCTGAGCGCCGGAGACTTGTTTACGGCGGAAGGGGTGAAAAACGTGACGGACTACAAACCCACGGCGGGCAAAACTTACTATTACTTTGTTCGCAAGTACTTCCACCCGCCTTACAACCGCGAATTTAACACCGGTGAAAACTGGCCGGTCTACCGGTACGCGGGCGCGCTGCTGCTGCTGGCCGAATGTCTGGTGGAGCAAGGCAAAGCGGGTCAGGCGCTGCCCCACCTGAACGAAGTCAGAAAGCGGGCGGGGTTACCGGCGCTGACCCAGGCGACGAAAGACAACGTTGCCAATGAAATGCGCCACGAGCTGGCTTTCGAGAACCACCGCTGGACCGACCTGATCCGGACCGGAAAAGCCATCGAAGTGATGACCAAGCACGGGGAGCGGATGAAAAGTCAGTACGGCTTTCTGCTGCCCACCGCCTTTAATGTCAAACCGGAGCGGCTCATTTACGCCATCCCGTTCCGGGAAATGCAGATCAACAGCCAGTTGACGCAGAATCCAGGTTACTAA
- a CDS encoding FecR family protein translates to MNIRPEDLPDLLKRYLEGRCTDEERAAIDAWYSHAGEQLPPIDKSRRAERQELVWRQIQEQITRENYPEPKHRSLWKNPFLRLAVAASLLLISGWVSYQLLRTDQSFENPIVQAGNIREVVNAGVTNKTVKLEDGSRITLHPGSRINYPHPFRPGIREVHLEGDAFFEVAKNKKKPFVVYTGEVATKVVGTSFLIRSDQQNPQDVVVSVMTGKVIVEHRERTPETRLPNSTNGVVLTPNQQVTYYHANKHFVTSLVVKPIAIKPQVELVKQRLFRFDGTPLREVLERMQAAYGLKFELINDGITNCPVTADLTEQPFFVKLDIIAESLNARYEVKGTSIVLSGGSCE, encoded by the coding sequence ATGAATATCCGCCCTGAAGACCTTCCCGATTTGCTGAAGCGATACCTGGAAGGTCGCTGCACTGACGAGGAACGCGCTGCCATCGACGCCTGGTATAGCCACGCGGGCGAACAGCTCCCGCCAATCGACAAGAGCCGCCGGGCGGAACGTCAGGAACTGGTCTGGCGGCAGATTCAGGAGCAAATCACCCGCGAAAACTACCCCGAGCCGAAGCACCGGTCCTTGTGGAAAAATCCATTCCTCCGGCTGGCCGTGGCAGCCTCCCTCCTGCTCATTAGCGGATGGGTCTCTTACCAACTTTTGAGAACAGACCAATCGTTTGAAAACCCGATTGTCCAAGCCGGTAACATTCGGGAAGTCGTCAATGCGGGAGTAACCAACAAAACGGTGAAACTTGAAGATGGCAGCCGGATTACGCTGCATCCCGGCAGTCGGATCAATTACCCCCACCCCTTCCGCCCGGGTATCCGGGAAGTGCATCTGGAAGGCGACGCATTTTTCGAAGTGGCTAAAAATAAGAAGAAGCCTTTCGTTGTTTACACCGGCGAGGTGGCCACCAAAGTAGTCGGCACCAGTTTCCTGATCCGTTCCGACCAGCAAAATCCGCAGGATGTCGTCGTGTCGGTTATGACGGGGAAAGTGATCGTTGAGCACCGGGAAAGAACCCCCGAAACCAGGCTACCAAACTCCACCAACGGAGTTGTGCTCACCCCCAATCAGCAGGTCACTTATTACCACGCGAATAAACACTTTGTAACCAGCCTGGTCGTCAAACCCATTGCGATAAAACCGCAGGTTGAACTGGTGAAACAACGGCTGTTTCGATTCGACGGAACTCCGCTGCGGGAAGTGCTCGAAAGAATGCAAGCCGCTTACGGGTTAAAGTTTGAACTGATTAACGACGGAATCACCAACTGCCCGGTTACGGCCGACCTGACCGAACAGCCTTTCTTCGTCAAGCTCGATATCATTGCCGAATCCCTTAACGCCCGCTACGAAGTAAAAGGCACAAGCATTGTCTTGTCCGGCGGCAGTTGCGAATAA
- a CDS encoding RNA polymerase sigma-70 factor, with protein sequence MEHLSIPNYTLPNRLNNVDAETFKSIYLTYFDDLFEVAKRRLQSEEAAAEIVQDIFVELWERREKLNIEHLDRYLFTAVKYKVINYIRDSLIRKESWNPAVEDLVIYFDDRAENKLAFEELQKAVEQVLEQVPAKTREIFRLNRLENKTVKEISASLHIPERTVEYHITQSLRTLRLHLKEFVTYLVLLVSLSS encoded by the coding sequence ATGGAGCATTTGAGTATTCCTAATTATACCTTACCCAATCGTTTAAACAACGTTGACGCTGAAACCTTTAAGAGCATTTACCTGACCTACTTCGACGATCTGTTTGAAGTCGCAAAAAGACGACTTCAGTCGGAAGAAGCTGCGGCTGAGATCGTACAGGATATCTTTGTGGAACTCTGGGAACGACGCGAAAAACTAAACATTGAGCACCTGGATCGCTATTTATTTACGGCGGTCAAGTATAAAGTTATCAACTACATCCGCGACTCGCTGATCCGGAAAGAATCCTGGAACCCCGCCGTGGAAGACCTGGTCATTTATTTTGACGATCGGGCCGAAAACAAGCTTGCTTTCGAAGAATTGCAAAAGGCGGTGGAACAGGTGCTGGAACAGGTACCCGCCAAAACCCGGGAAATTTTCCGGTTGAACCGCCTGGAGAATAAGACGGTCAAGGAAATTTCGGCTTCGCTGCACATTCCCGAACGGACCGTTGAATACCACATCACCCAATCGCTCCGTACCCTTCGGCTGCACCTGAAAGAGTTTGTAACCTACCTGGTGCTGCTGGTCAGTCTCTCCAGCTAA